The following is a genomic window from Pedobacter sp. KBS0701.
CGGACACTAAATTGGGAAGCGTTTTTACGCAAAACCAAGTGGAAGGGTCAGAAACTTATGTACTAAAAAGAATCAATCGAATTTTAAACGAAAATGTTGGCGAAATATAGAAACCCATCTCCAAAATCAATTGACGGAGGAACCGATGATCTCATTTGTTATCGACAAAAATTTAAGCAGATTTTTCTTGTCAAAAAGAAGGGTGATAAAATGATCGTCCTTCTTAAAAAAAAGTCTTATGCCTCCAGGATATTCGCCATCCTCATCAAGCTTTTCTTTCTTGATTTTGTACCTGCTGAATTTTAAAGCACTTTGTTGAGGGGTTGTCTTGTTCATCACCAAATTAAAGGGCATGCCTTCTACCTCAATTGGTTGATCGTCAGCGATGTTAAAAAACATTTCTGTTATGCTTTTGTCTTCCCCAAGGCTACAGTATAGTTCCAGCCCTGATGTGGTTTGCCACTTTGCATAGGGCTGCTCGTTAGCATCTTCATAAAAAACGGTTTTTACGCCTAATATTGCAGAAATTTTATCTGGCGTTTGAGGAAAGATAAATTCAGAATTTTTATTTAAAAGGGTTTTAAGACCAGCATTTTTCTGCGCAAAAGAAAATAGCGCGAAGAGTTGAAATAGCAATGTTAATCTGAATGCAGTTGTTTTCATAGTATGATTGATTAATTGATAGTCAGTAGTTCTATAACAATTGTTGCTGGTGGGCAGCTGCTATCAGTTCGGCGACATTTTTGACTCCAAACTTCTGTATCAGGTTCCTCCGATGGGTATCTACCGTTAACGGACTTAAATAAAGTTCCTGGGCAATATTCTGACTGGTCTTTCCCTGCGCCACGAACGATAGGATTTGCTTTTCCCTTCTGGTGAGCTGTGGTGTGTTGCGTAACTGGTTCTTAGTTGGGCGGCTGATAATTTCTACTACTTCCTTACTGTAACAGATATCTCCTTTCACTGCCGCTGCAATACACTGTCGAAGCTCCTCAAGTGAACTGTTCTTAAGGAGGTAGCCACTGGCACCGTTCTGTATGGTCTGCATAATAATGCTCCGCTCAGTGTGGTTGCTGAGGATAAGTATACTTGTAGCAGCGGATTGCTCTTTGATCATCTGGCAGAGTTCCATACCGCCAATATCCGGCAGGGTAACATCCAGCAGGACAAGATCTACGGGGTTCCTGCTTAAATAAGAGAGTAGCTCTAAGCCGTTTGAAAAGCCGCCTACAATCTCCAGATTATCTTCATTTTTAAGTAGGGTTTTAAGCCCTTCAATAACAATGGGATGATCATCTACTATAACAGTAAGCAGTTTATTCATTGATGTTGGTTTTAAGTTCTA
Proteins encoded in this region:
- a CDS encoding response regulator transcription factor, which codes for MNKLLTVIVDDHPIVIEGLKTLLKNEDNLEIVGGFSNGLELLSYLSRNPVDLVLLDVTLPDIGGMELCQMIKEQSAATSILILSNHTERSIIMQTIQNGASGYLLKNSSLEELRQCIAAAVKGDICYSKEVVEIISRPTKNQLRNTPQLTRREKQILSFVAQGKTSQNIAQELYLSPLTVDTHRRNLIQKFGVKNVAELIAAAHQQQLL